In a genomic window of Acidobacteriota bacterium:
- a CDS encoding acylphosphatase has translation MIVRRHYVVRGRVQGVGFRFHTERRALAEGLSGFVRNRPDGTVEVEVEGEAEAVARFEWALGQGPPGARVDRLETTELAPTARAEGFTVRG, from the coding sequence GTGATTGTCAGGCGACATTACGTCGTGCGCGGCCGCGTTCAGGGTGTCGGCTTCCGGTTCCACACCGAGCGGAGGGCGCTCGCCGAGGGGCTGTCGGGGTTCGTGCGCAACCGGCCCGACGGCACCGTCGAGGTCGAGGTGGAGGGCGAGGCCGAAGCCGTTGCGCGCTTCGAGTGGGCTCTCGGTCAAGGGCCTCCCGGCGCGAGAGTGGACCGCCTGGAGACGACGGAGCTCGCGCCCACGGCGCGGGCCGAGGGGTTCACCGTCCGGGGTTGA